A part of Maridesulfovibrio hydrothermalis AM13 = DSM 14728 genomic DNA contains:
- a CDS encoding peptidylprolyl isomerase, translating into MTKASARHLLVSDEQTCLGLKKQIQDGADLAESAKKHSSCPSGQRGGDLGEFLPGQMVPEFDTVVFNEAVGEVHGPVKTQFGYHLLIIDSRED; encoded by the coding sequence ATGACAAAAGCATCTGCACGCCATCTTTTGGTTAGTGATGAACAGACCTGTCTGGGTCTGAAAAAACAAATTCAGGACGGCGCAGACCTTGCTGAATCGGCAAAAAAACACTCCAGCTGTCCTTCCGGTCAGCGCGGTGGCGATCTCGGCGAGTTCCTCCCCGGCCAGATGGTCCCGGAATTTGACACCGTTGTGTTCAATGAAGCCGTTGGTGAAGTTCATGGCCCCGTAAAAACACAGTTCGGTTACCACCTGCTGATCATCGATAGCCGCGAAGACTAA
- a CDS encoding glycosyltransferase family 4 protein, with protein MNKIALILPRFSRYGGVERFGFNLSVALADAGYKVDFICSRSEEEPPEGVSVIEVGRYGLCRSGKLLWFVLAAERARKKGNYDLCISLGKSLNQDILRIGGGALESFWKLSQRAWPAGFARTFKMLRRRTAPVNFIIKYIERRQSDSKCRIVCVSHRVKEWMIESCPGLANREIDVVYNKPDLSLFSPLSLEKRAQSRSALSLTDRDIIISTATTNFALKGVSSLIKALAELPENYHLHVAGGRNPSRYIKLAEQSGVAKRVRFLGKVTNMPEFYGRSDIFVLPSYYDACSNSVLEALACGLPVISSKDNGSSYFLPADHIIDDPSDYIKLKNMIKKFAEQKGEMEFKWPDDVACGIEPYLELIEESLRQPNREQG; from the coding sequence ATGAATAAAATTGCTTTAATTCTTCCAAGATTCAGCCGTTACGGCGGTGTTGAACGGTTCGGATTCAATCTAAGTGTAGCTTTGGCTGATGCAGGATACAAAGTTGACTTCATCTGTTCACGTTCAGAAGAAGAACCGCCTGAAGGTGTTTCGGTCATAGAAGTCGGCCGATACGGACTTTGCAGATCCGGTAAATTGTTATGGTTTGTACTCGCGGCCGAAAGGGCCAGAAAAAAAGGCAACTACGATCTCTGCATCAGTCTGGGGAAATCGCTTAATCAAGATATCCTGCGTATCGGCGGAGGGGCACTTGAATCGTTCTGGAAACTGTCACAAAGAGCCTGGCCCGCTGGTTTTGCGCGTACTTTCAAAATGCTTCGCAGGCGTACAGCGCCGGTCAACTTTATCATCAAATATATAGAGCGTCGCCAGTCTGATTCGAAATGCCGTATTGTATGTGTTTCGCATCGGGTAAAAGAATGGATGATTGAATCCTGTCCCGGGCTGGCAAATCGCGAAATAGACGTCGTCTATAACAAACCGGACCTGTCACTTTTTTCTCCGTTGTCGCTTGAGAAAAGGGCGCAAAGCAGATCAGCTTTATCCTTGACTGATAGAGATATAATTATTTCGACGGCAACAACCAATTTTGCACTTAAGGGTGTTTCTTCGCTTATAAAAGCTCTTGCCGAATTGCCTGAAAATTATCATCTGCATGTAGCGGGGGGGCGTAATCCGTCCAGATATATCAAACTTGCAGAGCAATCCGGAGTCGCGAAGCGAGTCCGATTTTTAGGTAAAGTAACAAATATGCCAGAATTTTACGGCAGGTCGGATATATTCGTACTGCCTTCCTATTACGATGCCTGTTCCAATTCAGTTTTGGAAGCTCTGGCATGCGGACTGCCGGTCATAAGTTCAAAGGATAACGGCAGCAGTTATTTTCTGCCCGCAGACCATATAATTGATGACCCGTCTGATTATATTAAATTAAAAAACATGATTAAAAAGTTTGCAGAACAGAAGGGCGAAATGGAATTTAAATGGCCGGATGATGTTGCATGCGGGATTGAACCATATCTTGAGCTTATTGAAGAGAGTCTTCGACAGCCTAACAGAGAGCAGGGTTAA
- a CDS encoding phosphatase PAP2 family protein — protein sequence MPFLTQPLDMQLFILANQIFRKHWMDIVMPLLSSAALLWAVITVVTAIGVYKKGLKFLVIILVVSASMGVADFSTNVIKKSIGRVRPLNSLPLTYFREDGIWQRRPLDFQQNKERGNSYPSAHAANTMTFAVVLMLFFPKLRPWMLFLPLSVGYSRLYLGKHFPTDVIAGLAVGLCVALSVWLLWQHILRDKVPEKYRP from the coding sequence GTGCCTTTTTTAACTCAGCCTTTGGACATGCAGCTATTTATTCTGGCCAACCAGATATTCAGAAAACACTGGATGGATATTGTAATGCCCCTGCTTTCATCCGCGGCGCTCCTGTGGGCTGTCATCACAGTTGTCACTGCAATAGGTGTATATAAAAAAGGTCTGAAATTTCTGGTGATCATTCTGGTGGTCTCTGCATCAATGGGCGTTGCAGATTTTTCTACCAATGTCATAAAAAAATCCATCGGCAGAGTGCGTCCGCTAAACTCACTTCCCCTCACTTATTTTCGGGAAGATGGAATATGGCAGCGTCGTCCTCTCGATTTTCAGCAAAACAAAGAACGTGGTAACTCGTACCCCTCTGCGCACGCCGCAAACACCATGACATTTGCAGTTGTACTTATGCTTTTTTTCCCGAAACTCAGACCGTGGATGCTGTTTCTGCCCCTCTCTGTCGGCTATTCAAGACTTTATCTGGGCAAACATTTCCCCACTGATGTTATAGCCGGCTTGGCCGTCGGACTATGCGTAGCCCTGTCTGTCTGGCTGCTATGGCAGCACATTTTACGCGACAAAGTTCCAGAAAAATACAGGCCATGA
- the glyA gene encoding serine hydroxymethyltransferase, whose product MQEYRDLLQKNDPDIFNALSGEEIRQKVGIELIPSENYTYPEVLCTLGSVLTNKYSEGYPGRRYYGGQEFTDIIESIACERAKQVFRCEHANVQPLSGSPMNQAVYLGLLEPGDTILAMDLSHGGHLTHGAPVSFMGKLFNFIRYKTDPVDGAIDFDELRKTAIAHKPKMILCGYTSYPRDLDYAKFKEIADEVGAITMTDASHYGGLIAADAIRNPFDFGFDVVTTTSHKSLRGPRGGMILCKKEFAPKIDKAVFPGLQGGPHMNTIAGIAVTLKKAAEPEFHEYGLQVLNNSKALAGELIKCGASLVTGGTDNHMMVLDTEKSFGINGKIAEELLDEVSITTNKQILPDDPNPPLRPSGIRIGTPAATTRGMKEADMILLAGWMTKILQNPEDKVLAADTKAEIESF is encoded by the coding sequence ATGCAAGAATATCGCGACCTTCTCCAGAAAAATGATCCAGACATCTTTAATGCTCTTTCAGGTGAGGAAATCCGCCAGAAAGTCGGTATTGAATTAATCCCATCTGAAAATTACACTTATCCTGAAGTTCTTTGTACCCTCGGTAGTGTTTTAACCAACAAATACTCCGAAGGTTACCCGGGCAGACGCTACTATGGCGGTCAGGAATTCACCGACATCATCGAGAGTATTGCTTGTGAGCGTGCAAAGCAGGTCTTCCGCTGTGAACACGCAAACGTTCAGCCCCTGTCCGGTTCTCCTATGAATCAGGCCGTTTATCTAGGGCTGCTTGAACCCGGGGATACCATTTTAGCTATGGACCTTTCCCACGGCGGTCATCTTACACATGGTGCTCCAGTGTCTTTTATGGGCAAGCTTTTCAATTTCATCCGCTACAAAACCGACCCAGTTGACGGGGCAATCGACTTTGACGAACTGCGTAAAACAGCCATTGCGCATAAGCCGAAGATGATTCTTTGCGGGTATACCTCCTATCCCCGTGACCTCGATTACGCAAAATTCAAGGAAATTGCAGACGAAGTAGGGGCCATCACAATGACTGATGCCTCGCACTATGGCGGTCTCATCGCTGCCGATGCTATTCGCAATCCCTTTGATTTCGGTTTTGATGTGGTAACTACCACCTCGCATAAGTCTTTACGCGGTCCACGTGGTGGCATGATTCTCTGTAAAAAGGAATTTGCTCCGAAAATTGATAAAGCCGTCTTCCCCGGCTTACAGGGCGGGCCGCATATGAACACCATCGCAGGTATAGCCGTTACTCTTAAAAAAGCGGCTGAACCGGAGTTTCATGAATATGGCTTGCAGGTGCTTAACAATTCCAAAGCCCTTGCCGGCGAACTTATAAAGTGTGGTGCATCGCTTGTTACCGGTGGTACTGATAACCACATGATGGTTCTGGATACTGAGAAGAGTTTCGGCATTAACGGCAAAATTGCTGAAGAGCTGCTTGATGAAGTATCTATCACCACCAATAAGCAGATCCTCCCTGATGATCCGAATCCTCCGCTGCGCCCCAGCGGAATCAGAATAGGTACTCCTGCTGCCACTACTCGCGGCATGAAAGAGGCAGACATGATTCTGCTTGCAGGCTGGATGACAAAGATTCTGCAAAATCCTGAAGACAAGGTGCTGGCGGCAGACACTAAAGCTGAGATCGAATCTTTTTGA
- a CDS encoding VPLPA-CTERM sorting domain-containing protein, with protein MKKKFAVLILLLTLTMPGVAQASSYYMTLEGTVGSIFDGGNLAFDAGLSIGDVVNYVIEFDTERTGFTTGWNGNIKEKKGSIYSSLYSGILDGTHVRNNNFLTPYYNGFYSQASSENSGVEMNNWTSDLAGLSVGSTINSFSEYAYNKAWGYTRVNLNGITVIDISNVAPTPIPAAAFIMLGGLGIVGVIKRRFA; from the coding sequence ATGAAAAAAAAGTTTGCTGTTTTAATACTGCTACTTACGCTGACGATGCCTGGGGTTGCACAGGCTTCATCATACTATATGACATTGGAAGGGACTGTCGGATCAATCTTTGATGGCGGAAATCTTGCATTTGATGCAGGTCTTTCGATCGGCGATGTAGTCAATTATGTTATCGAGTTTGACACGGAAAGAACTGGATTTACTACCGGATGGAACGGTAACATCAAGGAAAAAAAGGGAAGTATTTATTCTTCTTTGTACTCCGGTATACTGGATGGCACACATGTAAGAAATAATAATTTTCTTACCCCTTACTATAACGGTTTTTATTCTCAGGCTTCGAGTGAAAATTCAGGCGTGGAAATGAATAACTGGACTTCAGATCTGGCAGGGCTTTCGGTCGGGTCGACTATCAATTCGTTTTCTGAGTACGCATATAACAAGGCCTGGGGGTACACGAGGGTTAATCTGAACGGAATAACCGTGATTGATATCTCCAATGTCGCTCCAACTCCCATTCCTGCGGCGGCATTTATAATGCTTGGAGGACTCGGTATAGTCGGGGTCATTAAGCGTAGATTTGCGTAG
- a CDS encoding LysR family transcriptional regulator ArgP, which translates to MLDNKFLEALTAVVEEGGFDKAAIKLNLTQSAISQRIRNLEEQLGQVLVVRSVPPEPTPAGRKLIKHMRQVRLMEQELTHDMGFNQSDEFITLPLGVNADSLATWLFDALEVFLHKNKVVLDLYVDDENQTHELLKRGEVVGCIGSERKTPRSCVSEHLTTFNYLCLCTPQFRDKWFQKGLTLESLSKIPAVVFNRKDETQSQMLKKIFPEENIIHPIFYVPSSEAFVDVVCRGLAYGMVPEFQVQEDLKSGRLIEIIPEGRVQMSLYWHCWNVETSLLNDLRLTFLEYFKQK; encoded by the coding sequence ATGCTTGATAATAAATTCTTAGAAGCTCTGACAGCAGTTGTTGAGGAGGGCGGCTTTGATAAGGCTGCTATAAAATTGAATCTTACCCAGAGTGCAATCTCACAGCGGATACGAAACCTTGAGGAACAGCTCGGGCAGGTGCTTGTGGTGCGTTCAGTTCCTCCTGAACCCACTCCGGCAGGGCGCAAGCTGATAAAACATATGCGCCAAGTACGGCTCATGGAACAGGAATTGACCCATGACATGGGATTTAACCAATCCGATGAGTTTATCACGCTGCCGCTTGGAGTAAATGCGGACAGTTTGGCAACATGGTTGTTTGATGCTCTTGAGGTTTTTTTGCATAAAAACAAGGTTGTGCTTGATTTATATGTCGATGATGAAAATCAGACCCATGAGCTGCTTAAACGCGGGGAAGTGGTCGGTTGTATCGGCAGCGAGCGAAAAACCCCCAGAAGTTGTGTCAGTGAACACCTGACAACTTTTAATTACCTCTGCTTATGCACGCCCCAGTTTCGTGACAAATGGTTTCAGAAAGGTCTTACGCTGGAAAGCCTCAGCAAAATTCCGGCGGTTGTTTTTAACCGCAAGGATGAAACGCAATCGCAAATGCTAAAGAAAATTTTTCCGGAAGAGAATATTATCCATCCAATTTTTTATGTCCCTTCCTCAGAAGCATTTGTGGATGTAGTTTGCCGGGGACTCGCTTACGGCATGGTGCCGGAGTTTCAGGTGCAGGAAGATCTGAAATCAGGGCGGCTCATTGAAATTATACCTGAAGGAAGGGTGCAAATGTCTCTTTACTGGCATTGCTGGAATGTTGAAACTTCGCTTTTGAACGATCTTCGTTTGACTTTTCTTGAGTATTTCAAGCAAAAATAA
- a CDS encoding LysE/ArgO family amino acid transporter, producing MSLIMPYMQGFATGAGLIIAIGAQNAFVLTHSIRKNHHLIICLVCAICDTVLITLGILGTGELVASNPMLLKPAAWGGTAFLTWYGFMAFKSAIKGGKLESTESTVTGVRPIILLTLAITLLNPHVYIDTVVMLGSISAQYSGDARYLFGFGAVSASFVWFFTLGIGGCALAPLFRKPNTWRILDTVIGLTMWLIAINLARKGMGV from the coding sequence ATGTCTTTGATAATGCCTTACATGCAGGGCTTTGCCACCGGAGCAGGTCTGATAATTGCCATAGGCGCGCAAAACGCCTTTGTACTGACTCACAGCATAAGAAAAAATCATCACCTGATAATATGTCTGGTCTGTGCGATATGTGACACTGTGCTGATTACCCTTGGAATTCTCGGGACAGGTGAGCTTGTAGCTTCCAATCCGATGCTGCTGAAACCTGCGGCATGGGGAGGAACGGCATTTCTTACATGGTATGGATTCATGGCGTTCAAGTCAGCCATAAAAGGAGGTAAACTCGAAAGCACAGAAAGCACTGTGACAGGAGTACGGCCCATAATCTTGCTGACTCTTGCAATCACCCTGCTCAACCCGCATGTATATATTGATACGGTTGTCATGCTGGGGTCGATCAGTGCCCAATATTCGGGCGATGCACGCTACCTGTTCGGATTTGGAGCTGTCAGCGCATCATTCGTCTGGTTTTTCACGCTCGGGATAGGAGGATGCGCGCTGGCACCTCTATTTCGCAAACCAAATACTTGGCGAATACTCGACACTGTCATCGGTTTAACCATGTGGCTGATCGCCATAAACCTCGCCCGAAAAGGCATGGGTGTATAG
- a CDS encoding substrate-binding domain-containing protein encodes MNVRNFKLKTEFVAVIFLLFAALMIPCSAGAADLGASKKLSIAVIPERADLDFWKLLKKGAESAALSDENIKMLWIAPAGLGCFKEQQKQIEWCIKNNVDAIVVSPVHRHKMEQSLRKALQKGIPVIQMVSNTFKDLKGGNIYSNNFEGGVLAANYLDKKMNGSGNVILGLFKKGNSPVKQRVEGFKEQLKKLNSNLKVVKAVYVGGHPKKGSSKIRIAMWSSGKDLNSTPKIKAVVGMNESSSEILIETLKNIKRIKGLTFVAFNPDSTMVQLIQDEVISAGVAQDPYRIGRLAVTQAAMAARGQKVPSETVTEVYLITKENLSDPKIQEILGLKDRTN; translated from the coding sequence ATGAACGTGCGCAATTTTAAACTGAAGACAGAGTTTGTGGCTGTAATATTTTTGCTTTTTGCTGCCTTGATGATACCCTGTTCAGCCGGTGCTGCTGATTTAGGCGCATCTAAAAAACTGTCGATCGCGGTAATTCCGGAAAGGGCAGACTTGGATTTTTGGAAATTACTTAAAAAAGGTGCTGAAAGTGCCGCTTTAAGTGACGAAAATATTAAGATGCTCTGGATCGCTCCGGCAGGATTAGGGTGTTTTAAGGAGCAGCAAAAACAGATTGAATGGTGTATTAAAAATAACGTAGATGCCATTGTTGTTTCCCCTGTTCATAGGCATAAGATGGAGCAGTCACTGCGCAAGGCTTTGCAAAAGGGCATACCAGTGATCCAGATGGTCTCAAATACATTCAAGGACTTAAAGGGCGGTAATATTTATTCCAATAACTTTGAGGGCGGCGTTCTGGCCGCTAATTATCTCGATAAGAAGATGAATGGTTCAGGGAATGTGATTCTGGGGCTTTTCAAGAAGGGCAATTCGCCGGTGAAACAACGAGTTGAGGGGTTCAAAGAGCAATTAAAAAAACTGAATTCAAACCTCAAGGTTGTTAAGGCTGTTTATGTCGGGGGACATCCTAAAAAAGGTTCTTCAAAGATTCGCATAGCTATGTGGAGCAGTGGCAAAGATCTGAACAGTACTCCGAAGATTAAGGCTGTGGTCGGTATGAATGAAAGCAGCAGTGAAATTCTTATAGAAACTCTTAAAAATATAAAGCGAATTAAGGGGTTGACCTTTGTAGCTTTTAATCCGGATTCGACAATGGTCCAGCTTATACAAGACGAGGTTATTTCTGCGGGTGTGGCTCAGGACCCGTATAGAATAGGCCGGCTCGCCGTGACTCAGGCGGCAATGGCGGCCAGAGGACAGAAAGTCCCATCAGAGACCGTGACTGAGGTCTACTTGATCACCAAAGAGAATCTGTCTGATCCAAAAATTCAGGAAATACTCGGATTAAAAGACCGTACCAATTAA
- a CDS encoding glycosyltransferase family 2 protein: protein MTNNYDLSLVIPVYNEQDNLRKLMQEIDSALQPLDISYEVVFVDDGSTDASLDVLKDISANYPEARYISFAENTGQSAAFCAGFDEARAPRVATMDADLQNDPADLPAMLSLYNEGHQMVIGWRIKRKDVWIKRIASRIANAIRNRLTRESVKDTGCSLKVMDTEMVRSIPRFNGMHRFLPTLMKMQGASVAEVKVNHRARHQGESKYGTLDRAMAGGYDLLGVRWIQSRHFAYKVKERSNTSNSDNS from the coding sequence ATGACAAACAACTACGACCTTTCTCTCGTAATCCCTGTTTATAATGAGCAGGATAATTTACGAAAACTAATGCAGGAAATTGATTCGGCCTTACAACCGCTTGATATTTCATATGAAGTTGTATTTGTGGACGATGGCAGCACCGATGCAAGCCTTGACGTTCTCAAAGATATTTCTGCCAACTATCCTGAAGCACGCTATATATCCTTTGCCGAGAATACAGGGCAGTCCGCAGCCTTCTGTGCCGGATTTGATGAGGCTCGCGCTCCAAGAGTTGCAACAATGGACGCAGACCTGCAAAATGACCCTGCTGATCTTCCTGCCATGTTGTCTTTATATAACGAAGGACATCAGATGGTTATAGGATGGCGCATTAAGCGGAAAGATGTATGGATCAAAAGAATTGCTTCCAGAATTGCCAATGCGATCCGCAACCGCCTGACCCGCGAATCAGTAAAAGATACCGGATGTTCTCTCAAGGTGATGGATACAGAAATGGTCCGCAGCATCCCCCGTTTTAACGGGATGCACCGTTTTCTGCCCACTCTCATGAAGATGCAGGGTGCAAGCGTTGCTGAGGTAAAAGTGAATCACCGCGCCCGTCATCAGGGTGAATCCAAATATGGAACTCTTGACCGCGCGATGGCCGGCGGTTACGACCTGCTCGGCGTACGCTGGATTCAGAGCCGTCATTTTGCTTATAAAGTGAAAGAACGCAGCAACACCAGCAATTCTGATAATTCATGA
- a CDS encoding TVP38/TMEM64 family protein codes for MTSSRSDRKVSIKALVKGLAMLGVLALVVYLFRYAGLADALDTKWIDDHVRSRGMVGVLTYVGLAAFLSAVGFPRQIICFMGGYAYGFALGALLGTVGTGLGCACAFVYSRLVGRSFIKRKFGARIQKVDNFLSRSPFNMALTIRFFPLGSNFVTNILAGVTSIPALPFILGSTIGYLPQNIVFALFGSGVEVSSTLRMVMAVILFVISTLLGFKIYQKYRNQAEAVVE; via the coding sequence ATGACATCTTCACGCAGTGATAGAAAAGTCAGCATAAAAGCCCTTGTAAAAGGACTGGCCATGCTTGGAGTGCTTGCGCTTGTGGTTTACCTGTTCAGGTATGCCGGACTTGCGGACGCTCTCGACACCAAGTGGATTGATGACCACGTGCGTTCACGGGGAATGGTCGGCGTGCTTACCTATGTAGGGCTGGCCGCGTTTTTATCTGCCGTGGGATTCCCTAGACAGATTATCTGTTTCATGGGCGGATATGCCTACGGTTTTGCCCTTGGAGCACTTCTTGGAACGGTTGGAACAGGTTTGGGCTGTGCTTGCGCATTTGTTTATTCGCGTCTGGTTGGACGCTCTTTTATTAAAAGAAAATTCGGCGCACGCATCCAGAAAGTAGATAATTTCCTTAGCCGAAGCCCGTTCAACATGGCTCTGACCATCCGTTTTTTCCCGCTGGGAAGCAACTTTGTAACTAATATTCTGGCAGGCGTGACCAGCATTCCTGCTCTGCCCTTTATTTTAGGTTCCACAATCGGATACCTGCCTCAGAACATCGTTTTTGCCTTGTTCGGAAGCGGAGTTGAAGTTTCATCTACACTTCGCATGGTTATGGCGGTAATTCTTTTTGTTATTTCGACTCTGCTCGGATTTAAAATTTACCAGAAATACCGCAATCAAGCAGAAGCTGTTGTAGAATAG
- a CDS encoding AAA family ATPase, whose product MNPKLITKSLHTLIESKQPVFLWGPPGVGKSQIVAQVAERLNYKLTDLRAVLLDPVDLRGLPRISSEGDATWCPPSFLPKTGEGILFLDELNAAPPLVQAACYQLVLDRKIGEYELPEGWVVIAAGNRESDKAVTHRMPSALANRFVHLDFETSVKDWLDWAERNNIAEELRSFIKFRPNLLHDFDPARNEKAFPSPRSWEFVSGIIKSNPAPEIEYELFKGTVGEGAAAEFYGFCKIYRKLPDPEFILKSPDKAAIPEDPATIYALCESIASKASPENAENIMTFATRLPAEFAVLLVRNAVKKDRSIVDSAGFTSWATANSDILF is encoded by the coding sequence ATGAATCCTAAATTAATCACCAAATCTCTGCATACTTTAATAGAATCAAAACAGCCTGTTTTTCTCTGGGGGCCTCCCGGAGTAGGAAAAAGTCAGATAGTCGCACAGGTGGCTGAAAGGCTGAACTACAAACTGACCGATCTTCGCGCAGTACTGCTTGATCCGGTTGACCTGCGGGGACTGCCGAGAATTTCCAGTGAAGGTGATGCAACATGGTGTCCTCCTTCATTCCTGCCTAAAACAGGTGAAGGAATACTCTTTTTAGACGAACTTAATGCCGCCCCGCCACTGGTTCAGGCAGCCTGTTACCAGTTGGTGCTTGATCGTAAAATAGGTGAATATGAACTGCCGGAAGGATGGGTTGTTATTGCAGCGGGTAACCGTGAGTCCGATAAAGCCGTAACACACCGCATGCCCTCTGCCCTTGCAAACAGGTTTGTTCACCTTGATTTTGAGACCAGCGTGAAGGACTGGCTGGACTGGGCAGAACGAAATAATATTGCAGAGGAATTGCGCTCGTTTATAAAATTCAGACCGAATCTGCTCCATGACTTTGATCCCGCCCGCAATGAAAAAGCTTTTCCCTCCCCGCGTTCATGGGAATTTGTTTCAGGCATCATCAAATCAAATCCTGCTCCGGAAATTGAATATGAACTCTTCAAAGGAACCGTAGGCGAAGGGGCCGCAGCTGAATTTTATGGTTTCTGTAAAATTTACCGTAAACTTCCAGATCCTGAATTCATATTAAAGTCACCGGACAAAGCAGCTATCCCTGAAGATCCTGCAACGATCTATGCCTTGTGCGAATCGATCGCCTCCAAGGCAAGTCCAGAAAATGCCGAAAATATAATGACCTTTGCGACCCGCCTGCCGGCCGAATTTGCAGTCCTGCTGGTACGTAATGCTGTGAAAAAAGACCGTTCTATTGTCGACAGCGCAGGCTTTACAAGCTGGGCTACCGCAAATTCTGATATTTTATTTTAG
- a CDS encoding vWA domain-containing protein → MKAERKLLKARAELILKHPFFGSLCLRMTPVEDKTCPSAWTDGKTLAYNPHYINTIPIEQVLGLLAHTIMHPACQHHKRRGERDERVWNMACDHSINWILLETGFELPPGYLDDEKYHGKTAEEIYTKLIKEFDQEGNPETGKQQDGPKRLDVEYEDGKGEGNDLESGDDEKQDQTGSDDEDSQSDGDDSGESGDSEGEDEQNQSGDPGGTGEVRDSSDDSDSGGGEKGSETDKDWMLALAQAANLARETGDLPGGLQRLVDKLLYPKLDWRELLDRFISARARNDYSWTPPSRRHLHMDLYLPSLSTEQLPEIILAVDTSGSITPEELEQFGTELSSILELYNTTVRVFWCDLDISGEQIFNREDLPLELKPEGGGGTDFRPVFERIDKENLFPACLVYLSDMECNKFPKNEPDYPVLWARIGGNGYPPPFGDLIDVC, encoded by the coding sequence ATGAAAGCTGAACGCAAATTGCTGAAAGCACGTGCTGAGCTTATTTTGAAGCACCCTTTTTTCGGCTCGCTATGCCTGCGAATGACTCCGGTTGAAGACAAAACCTGCCCCAGCGCATGGACCGATGGAAAAACTTTAGCCTACAACCCTCACTATATTAATACAATACCTATCGAGCAGGTATTGGGGCTGTTAGCTCATACAATCATGCATCCGGCCTGCCAGCACCACAAACGCAGAGGTGAACGCGATGAAAGAGTCTGGAACATGGCATGTGACCATTCTATCAACTGGATCCTGCTTGAAACCGGCTTTGAGCTGCCCCCCGGTTATCTGGACGACGAAAAATATCACGGAAAAACTGCTGAAGAAATTTATACAAAACTGATCAAAGAATTCGACCAGGAGGGTAATCCTGAAACAGGTAAACAGCAGGATGGCCCTAAACGGCTGGATGTTGAATATGAGGATGGAAAAGGCGAAGGAAACGACCTTGAAAGCGGCGATGACGAAAAGCAGGATCAAACAGGAAGTGACGATGAAGATTCGCAATCTGACGGTGATGATTCCGGTGAATCAGGCGACTCCGAAGGAGAAGATGAACAGAATCAGTCCGGTGATCCCGGAGGTACTGGAGAAGTCCGCGACTCATCTGACGATTCGGACTCTGGCGGCGGCGAAAAAGGCAGTGAAACCGATAAGGACTGGATGCTGGCCTTGGCACAGGCAGCAAACCTAGCCCGCGAGACCGGGGATCTCCCCGGTGGATTACAAAGACTGGTTGACAAACTGCTCTATCCAAAACTCGACTGGCGAGAACTTCTGGACCGTTTCATCAGTGCCCGTGCGCGAAATGATTACTCATGGACACCGCCCAGCCGCAGACATTTGCACATGGATTTATATCTGCCATCCCTATCTACGGAACAATTGCCGGAAATCATTCTGGCTGTTGATACCTCCGGAAGCATTACGCCCGAGGAACTGGAACAGTTCGGCACAGAACTCTCTTCTATTCTGGAATTATATAACACTACAGTGCGGGTCTTCTGGTGCGATCTTGATATTTCCGGCGAACAAATTTTCAACCGGGAAGATCTGCCCCTTGAACTGAAACCTGAAGGTGGCGGCGGAACAGATTTTCGTCCTGTATTTGAACGGATAGACAAAGAGAACCTTTTTCCGGCCTGCTTAGTTTATCTGAGTGATATGGAATGCAACAAGTTCCCGAAAAATGAACCGGATTATCCGGTGCTCTGGGCAAGAATCGGCGGGAACGGATATCCACCGCCCTTCGGAGATTTAATTGATGTCTGCTAG